In the Cylindrospermopsis raciborskii Cr2010 genome, ACCATATCTCCCCTAAATCTCCTCCAGCAGTTTTTAAACTGTAGCTTGTGACTACAGGAATAACACATCTTTAATTTGCTAGGGTTTGCTAGGAGGGGATATGCCAAAGTGTATTGTGATTGAGCCTCACTTGACCGTTCAAGAGCTGGAAAATCGTTATCAGCAATCACAAAATAAGATTGAAAGCACTCATTATCAAACTATATGGTTATTAGCGTCAGGAAAAACCACCGCAGAAGTGTCTGCAATAACGGGATATGGTGTGCCATGGATTTATGAGTTGGTTCGTAGTTACAACCTTTATGGGACGGAGATTCTAGGGGATCTCAGAAGAAATAACAAAGGGACAGCAAGATTATTGAATAATCAACAATTACAGCTTTTGCAGCAAACTTTACAATTACCACCTGAAGATGGGGGTTTATGGAATGGACCAAAGGTGGCAAACTGGATGAGTAAATTGTTAAATCGCAAGGTTTACCCCCAAAGAGGATGGGAATATCTAAAGAAGCTGGGAAATATTCCATTTTCTAGGTCCCTTACTCAATTATAATTCTTACCATCTGTGGAAATCATATACCAACTTCCGAGGAGTGCTATATTGGTACTGGTAATAATTACTTTGTTCCTGGTGTACACACAGCAAAAATGATCATCAAAACTCTTGGTTTCTTTTTCTTGGGTCTGGGAATTACTCTCGCAAGTCCCGTAGTTTCAGTTGTGGCTCAAAACACACCGAGTCCAAAACCAATACCCATACAGGTCCCTGTGATCAATACTCCAGAGGTAAATACTCCCCCTCCGGTTGTCCCACCGCTACAACTAATCACATCAGAAAGCGCCTGCAATTCTCAAAAATGCCTAGGTTGGGATGAACAACTATGGGGAAAAAATGGCGATCGCCAGGCTTTATTAAATGCTATTGATCTGAGTTTAAATTATCTAAGAACTAATAGAGCAGTTCAAGCATACGCCAACTATCCCATTAAGGAAATTAGTTTAGACAGGGTGCGTCGCAGTTTATTACGTTTTAGGGAACTGGTTGTAAATTCCCGGTCAGCAGCAGAGTTACAAGCAGCTGTGAACCGCGAGTTCGTCTTCTACCAGTCTATAGGTAACGATGGCAATGGTACGGTAAAATTTACTGCTTATTACGAACCTGAATATGTAGCTAGTCGGGAACGCACAGCTATATATCAATATCCCATATACAGGGTTCCACCAGATTTTAAACAATGGACAAAACCCCATCCTAAAAGGGTTGACTTGGAGGGTAAAGATGGTTTACAAGGGGGTAAGGGCAAATTAAACGGATTGGAACTACTGTGGTTTAGCGATCGCCTGGATCCATACATCATTCAAATTCAAGGATCTGCCCAAATTAGACTACCTGATGGAACAAGAACCTCCATAGGTTTTGCGGGGGGTACGGACTATCCTTGGACGAGTATAGGTAGGGAACTGGTAAAAGATGGCAAACTAACTGGTGGTAGTATGCCACAATTACTCAGTTATTTCCGTGCTAATCCCCTAGAAATGGATAACTACTTACCCCGCTGGGAAAGGTTTGTGTTTTTTAGAGAAACCAATGGCAATCCAGCTACAGGTAGTCTGAGCGTTCCCGTAACTGCAGAGCGTTCTATTGCTACAGATAAGTCCCTCATGCCCCCAGGCGCATTAGCGTTGATTAATACCTCTTTTCCCTTTGTTGTGGGTAACAACAGAATGGAAAACCGCCGGGTGGACAGATTTGTCCTAGACCAAGACACAGGTAGTGCGATTAAAGGACCTGGTCGAGTAGACTACTTTATGGGAACTGGGAAAGTAGCAGGCGATCGCGCTGGAGTTACGGGTACTAACGGTACATTATACTACTTACTGCTCAAGGAAGAGACAAAAGCTGGCGATCGTCCGTGTCCAAAAGTCAACAAAGGGAATTAACTTAATAGGGAGGATAGGCAAAATCCTCATCATCGGCGTAAACATAGGAGCTGGTAACACCGGGAACTTCTCCCTTAGAAATTTCCGGTTTTATTGCTTCCTTACCGAATTCTTTATGTTCCTCAAAAGTGCGACAAATGATTTGGGATTCTGGGGAATCTGAAGCAATCATATAATCAGTCAAGGTAGAAGGGGTAGGATGTTTATAATCCACCGTACAAGCGACTGGAATAATATTTGGTTCCACACCTCTTTCTTCACACTCAATGATGGGGCAAAAAATCCCATGGGCGTGAAACAAAGACCCTTTAGAAACTAAGGATTTCTTTTGAAATCCAGCATAAGCTTTTTCTAGTTCTCCTGCAAAACCTCCCGAGAGTTTACCTTGTTGATATTCGGAATAACTTTTACCAAAACTAGCACCTGACACACCACTCAGGGTCAATTGTAAAGGTGAATGGTGTAAAAACTTTTTATTTTCGCCAACTAGAAAAATCAGATGGCGAGTATAGATTTTAAATTTAAGTTTATTAGCTAAAAAATCATCTTTGTAGTCTTTGAAAGTACCTAACCTAATTTTTGTTTCTCGGTCCTGCACTGACAAAGGTCCCCTACGGATAATCACCAACCTGGGAGTGGTAGTAATGTAGACCGTATCCACATCCCCGGATCCAAATTCGTATTCTATCTCTTGCCAATTATCATCCGGTTTGAAACCTACAGCTTGGGCATTATCTTGTTTAATAGCCAAACCATAACTTTGCAACCCGTCCTCTCCGTAGCGAGGATTGATCATTTGACACCAAGGGAGAACTTGGGAGGGTGGGGCATTAAATTTTTCATCTTCAAAGTCGAACTTGCTATTAGCTGTTGCTGTAATCATTGCAGAATATCCCAGTGTTTAATTTATCAGGGTTTTCTTTTGTACTACCATTTGTACCATTTTTTATATCAATGGCAATTTCTAAATCAGATTTTAACAATTTCTTCCTAAATTTAAATTACAAACGTTGCAATAAACTTAATCCATGGGTATCTGTTCCACAGGTGCTCATTAGTCCATACTCCTCTGCCAACATTTGTACCTCAGCAGTTAGTTTAGGACACGGTTCCCAGGGGGTGGGATTTTTGTAAGCATAAAAAGATTCTACTCCATCAATACCACACTCAGCCGCTTTGGGTATTAATTCAAAGTGCGATTTCTTGTAGCGGGCTGGATGGGCAAGCACAGCTATTCCTCCAGCGTCGTGAACAGCCGCAATGACATTTAATGCATTATATTCTTCTCCTATAGCTGCTTCTCGCTGTAAATAGGGTTTCATGCGATGGTGTTCCACTTCAAAGCTATAACTTAAAATGTGTACTTCTACATCCAATAGTTCAGCATTAATTTCTACCCCACTCCATAGATGGGGTGCGGGACTAAAAGGATGATGGCATTGCCATTCTTCTAGCCAATTTTTTGCTTTCTCATATCCTTCAACGCTATGATGATCTGTAATGGCTAAGCCCTTTAACCCAATGGCGATCGCCTGTTCCATAAGTATATGGGGGTGCAATTTACCATCAGAAAATACCGTGTGCGCATGGAAGTTGAACAATTGGGGACAACTTTGTTTATCAAGTCTTTGGAAGACTCGTCTTAGGTATTCTGTACCAGCAGTAGTCCGGGCAAAATTTACAACCATAACTCTCTGTGATCAACAATCTATAATTTTGAATAAACCAGCAGGCCACACTTACTGATCGGATGCACCGAATCTTTTGACTTATTATGAATAATAACAAACCTGGCAAATTTTTGCCGTAAAAATTCATCAGTATTTCTGATTAGTTGTATAAGGACATACTAATACTCTTAAATAATTTTGTCAATAATCACCGACGTTCTACGTCGGTGACCGCATCAAATCAAAGTTGCCTGCTGTTCCTTGCTAATGACCCTACCTTGATCTTCAAAACCGGTAATTTGATCGAAATTCAAGTAGCGATACAAGTTATCGGCAAAGGGGTTAATTTTTTCAACCACAACGGACATATATTCCTCCACTGTGGGAATACGTCCCAATAAAGCACAAACTGCTGCCAACTCTGCCGAACCCAAATATACTTGTGCACCATTACCCATGCGATTATTAAAATTGCGGGTTGATGTAGAAAATACAGTTGTATTATCTTCTACTCTTGCTTGATTTCCCATACATAGGCTACATCCAGGAACTTCGGTTCTGGCATGGGCATTGACAAAAACATCATATACCTTTTCTTGCTTTAATTGATACTCATCCATTCTGGTTGGTGGTGCTATCCACAGTCTTGCTTTTACTTGGCCTGCACCTTCCAAGACCTTGGCGGTGGCGCGATAATGTCCAATATTGGTCATACAAGAGCCCACAAATACTTCCTGCACTGGATCATTAGCAACTGCCGATAATAACTTAACATTGTCAGGATCGTTAGGGGCTGCGACAATAGGTTCCTTGATGTCGTTTAAATTAATTTCAATCACTTCTGCATATTCTGCATTTGGATCTGCTGTCAAAAGTATGGGGTTAGCCAACCATGCTTCCATTTTTGCCACTCGTCTCATAATGGTGCGCCCATCACCATAACCTCTGGCTACCATATTTTTTAACAGGGCAATATTGGAACGTAAGTATTCAGCAATTGTTTCTTCACTTAGTTTAATAGTACAACCAGCACAAGAGCGTTCTGCTGAAGCGTCGGTCAATTCAAAAGCCTGCTCGACTTTTAAATCTGGTAGTCCTTCAATTTCCATAATTCTACCGGAGAAGATATTTTTCTTGTTCTTCTTCTCCACGGTTAATAGTCCCTTCTGGATAGCAACGTAGGGAATAGCATTAACAATATCCCTCAGAGTTACTCCTGGTTGTAATTCTCCTTTAAATCTGACCAAAACTGATTCAGGCATATCTAAAGGCATTACACCCAAAGCACCTGCAAATGCAACCAGTCCTGAACCAGCGGGGAAAGATATGCCCAAAGGAAAACGAGTGTGGGAGTCTCCACCGGTTCCCACCGTGTCTGGTAATAACATCCGGTTCAACCAGGAGTGAATAATCCCATCTCCTGGACGAAGAGCTACACCTCCACGGGATGCAAAAAAGTCTGGTAGTTCTTGATGGGTTTTCACATCTACTGGTTTAGGGTATGCTGCGGTGTGGCAAAAACTTTGCATTACCAGATCCGCACTGAAACCTAAACAAGCAAGTTCTTTCAATTCATCCCTGGTCATTGGTCCTGTGGTATCTTGGGAACCAACTGTGGTCATAATTGGTTCACAGGAAGTACCTGGTCGCACACCTGGGAGACCACAAGCTCTACCAACCATTTTTTGCGCTAGGGTGTAACCCTTACCCGTATCTTTTGGTAGTTGGGGACGAATAAATAAATCACTGGGCGCTAAACTTAATGCTTGTCTTGTCTTGTCCGTGAGAGTGCGTCCAATCAACAGAGGTATTCTTCCACCAGCGCGAACTTCATCTAAAATCGTGTCCGGTTTTAAATTGAAGGTGGCAATGATTTTTCCCTCTTTGGTGATTTCACCCTGGTAAGGGTGAATGGTAATAATGTCACCCGTTTCCATTTGAGTAACATCACACTGGATTGGTAGTGCACCCGCATCCTCAGCTGTGTTGAAAAAGATAGGGGCGATCGCACCGCCTAAAATATAACCACCTGCTCTTTTGTTAGGAACAAAGGGAATATCATTGCCTATATGCCATAATACGGAGTTGATTGCCGATTTACGTGATGAACCTGTACCCACCACATCTCCGACGTATGCTATGGGATATCCTGTTTGTTTAAGTTGGGCGATAGTTTCCAAGCTTCCTGGTTGTCTGGTTTCCAACATTGCTAAGGCGTGCAGGGGAATATCAGGACGGGTTGTGGCGTGGGTAGCGGGTGATAAATCATCAGTGTTGGTTTCTCCTGGAACCTTGAAAACCGTAACCGTAATTTGGTCTGCTAGGGTAGGACGGGAGGTGAACCATTCTCCTGCGGACCAGGAGTCTATGACCTGTTTAGCATAGGAATTAGTCTGGGAAAGTTCTAATACATCATTGAATGAGTCATATACAAGTAGAATTTTACTTAGAGCCGTTGTTGCAGCTTCAGCTACTGGTGAGGAGAGCAAGTTAATTAATGACTGTACGTTATAACCTCCTACCATGGTTCCCAGCAGTTCTACTGCGGTGAGAGGAGAAATTAAAGGACTGGTAATTTCTTGTTTAGCAACAGCGGTGAGGAAACCAGCTTTAATATAAGCTGATTGGTCTACTCCTGGGGGAATGCGGTCCCGTAATAAATGTAATAATAGCTCTTCTTTTCCTGCAGGGGGATTTTTAAGTAATTCACATAGTTGAGATGTTTGCTCCACATTTAGTGGTAATGGGGGTATACCTAATTCTCCCCGTTCTTGAGTGTGTCGTTGGTATTCTGCTAACATGCCAAGTTCCCTTTTTTGCTGTTATTGCTCCTATTTTAACCTATTTCAGGATAAACCGTTAACCACCACCTAAAAATGCTCCGCATTAAGTGTCGCCTAAGTGTCACCTATACCTGTATATTGAGAACTACCGAAGATTGCTTCCGGGTAGCGGTAGTGTTTAAACTCCATGATGTTATAGAATGGGTCTTCCAAGAAAAAAGTTCGGTGTTCTAGGGGAGAACCGACAAAGCGATTTTTTGGTTCTTCTCTAAAATTCAACTCTTTAGTTTTGGCACGTTCTAGGAGTTCTTGCCAATCTTCTTCTTGGATAAACACTAAACCAAAATGCCTAGGATAAATGGCCTTTTGAGGTGTTAAGGGTTCTTTAGTGATATGTGCTACTAGTTGATGTCCATAAAGATTAAGGATTAAAGCATGGGGGTTTTCTCGACCAGCTATGCAGCCTAATCCATCAATATAAAAGCCTTTAGTTTGAGAAATATCACCAATGGGAAATGCTAAGTGAAATATAGTTTTCATGGTTGCCAATGTGTATTATAGCTTTTTAGCTAGACCTATAGATGGAGTAGATGGGAAAAATTGAGTGCAGGCGTTCTGATTAGAAGCAGTGGGGTCATAGCAGCAAAGATTCAACTGTTGACCCCAAGCTTACTACCAGCTTACTAACTGGGAACCTTAGCTTCACGGGCCATGTCCATAAAACCACTCATGTTGGCACCAGGACGACGACGTGCTCGGGAAGTTAGGGTGAGCAGGTATTGGGGTGCAAAGGTAGTTTCCTTTGCTACTACTGGTTTTTCCACCGGTGCTGGAATCGATTCTACCTTGGGTGTTACAACCGATTCTACCTTAACTAC is a window encoding:
- a CDS encoding COG3415 family protein, which produces MPKCIVIEPHLTVQELENRYQQSQNKIESTHYQTIWLLASGKTTAEVSAITGYGVPWIYELVRSYNLYGTEILGDLRRNNKGTARLLNNQQLQLLQQTLQLPPEDGGLWNGPKVANWMSKLLNRKVYPQRGWEYLKKLGNIPFSRSLTQL
- the mltA gene encoding murein transglycosylase A, whose translation is MIIKTLGFFFLGLGITLASPVVSVVAQNTPSPKPIPIQVPVINTPEVNTPPPVVPPLQLITSESACNSQKCLGWDEQLWGKNGDRQALLNAIDLSLNYLRTNRAVQAYANYPIKEISLDRVRRSLLRFRELVVNSRSAAELQAAVNREFVFYQSIGNDGNGTVKFTAYYEPEYVASRERTAIYQYPIYRVPPDFKQWTKPHPKRVDLEGKDGLQGGKGKLNGLELLWFSDRLDPYIIQIQGSAQIRLPDGTRTSIGFAGGTDYPWTSIGRELVKDGKLTGGSMPQLLSYFRANPLEMDNYLPRWERFVFFRETNGNPATGSLSVPVTAERSIATDKSLMPPGALALINTSFPFVVGNNRMENRRVDRFVLDQDTGSAIKGPGRVDYFMGTGKVAGDRAGVTGTNGTLYYLLLKEETKAGDRPCPKVNKGN
- a CDS encoding DUF5895 domain-containing protein, which gives rise to MITATANSKFDFEDEKFNAPPSQVLPWCQMINPRYGEDGLQSYGLAIKQDNAQAVGFKPDDNWQEIEYEFGSGDVDTVYITTTPRLVIIRRGPLSVQDRETKIRLGTFKDYKDDFLANKLKFKIYTRHLIFLVGENKKFLHHSPLQLTLSGVSGASFGKSYSEYQQGKLSGGFAGELEKAYAGFQKKSLVSKGSLFHAHGIFCPIIECEERGVEPNIIPVACTVDYKHPTPSTLTDYMIASDSPESQIICRTFEEHKEFGKEAIKPEISKGEVPGVTSSYVYADDEDFAYPPY
- a CDS encoding PHP domain-containing protein produces the protein MVVNFARTTAGTEYLRRVFQRLDKQSCPQLFNFHAHTVFSDGKLHPHILMEQAIAIGLKGLAITDHHSVEGYEKAKNWLEEWQCHHPFSPAPHLWSGVEINAELLDVEVHILSYSFEVEHHRMKPYLQREAAIGEEYNALNVIAAVHDAGGIAVLAHPARYKKSHFELIPKAAECGIDGVESFYAYKNPTPWEPCPKLTAEVQMLAEEYGLMSTCGTDTHGLSLLQRL
- the acnB gene encoding bifunctional aconitate hydratase 2/2-methylisocitrate dehydratase, which produces MLAEYQRHTQERGELGIPPLPLNVEQTSQLCELLKNPPAGKEELLLHLLRDRIPPGVDQSAYIKAGFLTAVAKQEITSPLISPLTAVELLGTMVGGYNVQSLINLLSSPVAEAATTALSKILLVYDSFNDVLELSQTNSYAKQVIDSWSAGEWFTSRPTLADQITVTVFKVPGETNTDDLSPATHATTRPDIPLHALAMLETRQPGSLETIAQLKQTGYPIAYVGDVVGTGSSRKSAINSVLWHIGNDIPFVPNKRAGGYILGGAIAPIFFNTAEDAGALPIQCDVTQMETGDIITIHPYQGEITKEGKIIATFNLKPDTILDEVRAGGRIPLLIGRTLTDKTRQALSLAPSDLFIRPQLPKDTGKGYTLAQKMVGRACGLPGVRPGTSCEPIMTTVGSQDTTGPMTRDELKELACLGFSADLVMQSFCHTAAYPKPVDVKTHQELPDFFASRGGVALRPGDGIIHSWLNRMLLPDTVGTGGDSHTRFPLGISFPAGSGLVAFAGALGVMPLDMPESVLVRFKGELQPGVTLRDIVNAIPYVAIQKGLLTVEKKNKKNIFSGRIMEIEGLPDLKVEQAFELTDASAERSCAGCTIKLSEETIAEYLRSNIALLKNMVARGYGDGRTIMRRVAKMEAWLANPILLTADPNAEYAEVIEINLNDIKEPIVAAPNDPDNVKLLSAVANDPVQEVFVGSCMTNIGHYRATAKVLEGAGQVKARLWIAPPTRMDEYQLKQEKVYDVFVNAHARTEVPGCSLCMGNQARVEDNTTVFSTSTRNFNNRMGNGAQVYLGSAELAAVCALLGRIPTVEEYMSVVVEKINPFADNLYRYLNFDQITGFEDQGRVISKEQQATLI
- a CDS encoding VOC family protein, whose product is MKTIFHLAFPIGDISQTKGFYIDGLGCIAGRENPHALILNLYGHQLVAHITKEPLTPQKAIYPRHFGLVFIQEEDWQELLERAKTKELNFREEPKNRFVGSPLEHRTFFLEDPFYNIMEFKHYRYPEAIFGSSQYTGIGDT